A genomic window from bacterium includes:
- a CDS encoding sugar transferase — protein sequence MTPTNEQSIWVRVFCQITDVVMIVVAFVTSFAMRSQIRAVFFFGTAQTVDDYYNVMIVAVIVWWLILDAQKAYSETRRLTLAHDIKIVFRTSILATMIVLGLAYMLRVETPPRAATGLFVIFAVCLLSLNRVFFRYLRAFLRQEGALAKTILIVGSGQKAQRFLTSIRRHAEWGVDLIGFVEHEPERIGLEIMGAKVLGGPEDLPRILHEHPIHEVVFAIPSRQLESCTDMLALCEQEGVNTVILSNFFSGLVAQVETDILYDQPVLVYRTTHHKEWQLFVKRLFDIAFAATFLILLFPLLAAIAIAIKLDDGGPMFYTWKVVGRDKRNFQGYKFRTMVVDADRLKEKLMAKNEMSGIAFKMKQDPRITRVGHFLRKYSLDELPQLWSVLLGQMSIVGPRPPLESELRRFESWHRRKLSVKPGLTCLWQISGRSAITDFDEWIKLDLAYIDNWSLWLDFKILLKTIPVVLVGRGAQ from the coding sequence ATGACGCCCACGAACGAACAGTCCATTTGGGTTCGCGTGTTCTGCCAGATCACCGACGTGGTGATGATTGTGGTGGCATTCGTCACGTCGTTCGCCATGCGTTCGCAGATTCGTGCGGTCTTCTTTTTTGGTACCGCGCAGACGGTGGACGATTACTACAATGTTATGATCGTGGCGGTGATCGTGTGGTGGCTGATCCTCGACGCGCAGAAGGCGTATTCCGAGACGCGACGATTGACGCTTGCGCACGACATCAAGATCGTCTTCCGCACCAGCATTCTGGCTACAATGATCGTTCTCGGTTTGGCCTATATGCTGCGAGTCGAGACGCCTCCCCGAGCCGCCACCGGTTTGTTCGTTATTTTTGCGGTTTGTCTGCTGTCGTTGAATCGGGTCTTCTTTCGCTATCTTCGGGCTTTCCTTCGACAAGAAGGTGCGCTGGCGAAGACGATCCTCATTGTCGGGTCGGGACAGAAAGCCCAACGCTTTCTCACTTCGATCCGCCGCCATGCGGAATGGGGAGTGGACTTGATCGGCTTCGTCGAGCACGAACCCGAGCGGATCGGTCTCGAGATTATGGGAGCCAAAGTGCTGGGCGGCCCGGAGGATTTGCCGCGAATCCTCCACGAACACCCGATTCACGAAGTCGTGTTTGCCATTCCCAGCCGGCAGCTTGAATCGTGCACGGACATGCTTGCCCTCTGCGAACAAGAGGGCGTGAATACCGTCATTCTGTCGAATTTCTTCTCGGGACTGGTGGCGCAGGTGGAGACGGATATTCTCTATGATCAGCCCGTGCTCGTCTATCGAACGACGCACCACAAGGAGTGGCAGTTGTTTGTGAAGCGACTGTTCGACATCGCCTTCGCCGCGACATTTTTGATTCTGCTGTTTCCGCTGCTGGCCGCCATCGCGATCGCCATCAAGCTGGATGACGGTGGGCCCATGTTCTATACGTGGAAAGTCGTGGGGCGTGACAAGCGGAATTTCCAGGGGTACAAGTTCCGGACGATGGTGGTGGATGCCGACAGGCTCAAAGAGAAACTGATGGCCAAGAATGAGATGAGCGGCATCGCTTTCAAAATGAAGCAGGACCCGCGCATCACGCGAGTCGGTCACTTTCTGCGCAAATACAGTCTGGACGAGCTGCCGCAACTGTGGAGCGTCTTGCTGGGTCAAATGTCCATCGTCGGACCGCGTCCGCCGCTGGAATCGGAGCTTCGACGATTCGAAAGCTGGCACCGGCGAAAACTCTCCGTCAAGCCGGGTTTGACCTGCCTGTGGCAAATCTCGGGTCGGAGTGCGATTACGGATTTTGATGAATGGATCAAGCTGGATCTCGCCTATATTGACAACTGGTCACTCTGGCTCGATTTCAAAATTCTGCTCAAGACAATCCCCGTCGTCCTGGTGGGACGGGGTGCTCAATGA
- a CDS encoding DegT/DnrJ/EryC1/StrS family aminotransferase gives MNVPILNLPAQFQSIRDEVLAAVTEVFETQYFVLGPRVKELETRMAALAGMPHGVGVSSGTDALILALMAAGISNGDDVITTPYSFFSSVSCIIRVGAKPVFVDIDPETYNADVSRLESVITDRTRAAIPVHLFGLVCEPEPWRIIAGKHELTIIEDACQAVGARRDGFTAGGIGDFGCFSFYPTKNLGGAGDGGMVLVRDEKAAQLVRMDRVHGGRDRYHHDRVGICGRLDELQAAVLLVKIKHLEEWNEQRRRLARLYDNLLASTPVNLPRVPQDAYHTYHQYVIRAPRRDELRDFLRSRGIGCDVYYPVPLHLQPCFEFLGYRQGQFPEAEKLALEALALPMYAELTTEQVETVCRAITEFYGAGC, from the coding sequence TTGAACGTACCGATCTTGAATCTACCCGCCCAGTTCCAGAGTATCCGTGACGAGGTTCTGGCGGCCGTAACCGAAGTTTTTGAAACCCAATACTTCGTTCTGGGGCCGCGAGTGAAGGAACTGGAGACGAGGATGGCCGCCCTCGCCGGAATGCCTCATGGAGTTGGCGTTTCTTCGGGAACCGACGCCTTGATTCTCGCGCTGATGGCGGCCGGTATCTCGAACGGCGATGACGTCATCACGACTCCCTACTCGTTCTTCTCCAGCGTCAGCTGCATCATACGCGTCGGTGCGAAACCGGTCTTTGTGGACATAGATCCCGAAACGTACAATGCCGACGTCTCACGCTTGGAAAGTGTAATAACCGATCGAACCCGAGCCGCGATTCCGGTGCATCTGTTCGGCTTGGTCTGCGAGCCGGAACCGTGGCGAATAATCGCCGGAAAGCATGAACTCACCATCATCGAGGACGCTTGTCAGGCGGTGGGAGCCCGCCGGGACGGATTCACGGCCGGCGGCATCGGCGACTTCGGCTGTTTCTCATTCTATCCGACCAAAAATCTCGGCGGCGCCGGCGACGGTGGAATGGTGCTCGTGCGCGATGAAAAGGCGGCACAACTCGTTCGCATGGACAGAGTCCACGGCGGACGGGATCGCTATCACCATGACCGCGTCGGAATCTGCGGCCGATTGGACGAGCTGCAGGCCGCCGTCTTGCTGGTGAAGATCAAGCATCTCGAAGAGTGGAACGAACAACGGCGGCGCTTGGCGCGGTTGTATGATAATCTGCTCGCGTCCACTCCGGTCAATCTTCCCCGAGTGCCGCAGGACGCCTATCACACGTACCATCAGTACGTGATCCGCGCGCCGCGCCGGGATGAACTCCGCGACTTCCTGCGAAGCCGGGGAATCGGATGTGACGTGTACTATCCCGTTCCGCTGCATCTCCAGCCGTGCTTCGAGTTCCTCGGCTATCGGCAAGGTCAGTTTCCCGAGGCGGAAAAACTGGCGCTGGAGGCACTGGCCCTGCCTATGTATGCTGAACTCACAACGGAACAGGTGGAAACGGTCTGCCGTGCAATCACGGAGTTCTACGGTGCAGGTTGCTGA
- a CDS encoding GHMP kinase yields MVISQTPLRISFAGGGSDLSEFYRDGAGQVISSAIDKYIFVIIKERFDNNIVLNYSSKEIVEDVSEIKHELIREAMIMTGMRRGVEISTLADIPSEGSGLGSSSSLIVGLLNAMYMYQGRQVTAERLAEEACEIEIERCGRPIGKQDQYIAAFGGLRTFEFHPDGTVTNQLVELPARALWQFGSSLMLFYTYRTRNSAEILTEQKKVTRDRRKIIEGMLPLVGKIQDALLARRFDDVGYALHEGWMLKRKMASRISDSQIDELYDRALKSGALGGKIAGAGGGGFLLLYVPPVHQERVRSVMSDLFELTFLPERDGSKVIFNLRRYSFK; encoded by the coding sequence ATGGTTATTTCACAGACGCCCCTGCGAATCAGCTTTGCCGGGGGCGGCTCCGACCTGTCGGAATTCTACCGCGACGGCGCCGGACAGGTTATTTCGAGCGCGATTGACAAATACATCTTTGTCATCATCAAAGAGCGGTTCGACAATAACATCGTCCTCAACTACTCGAGCAAGGAAATCGTCGAGGACGTGTCCGAGATCAAACACGAACTGATCCGCGAAGCCATGATCATGACCGGGATGCGTCGCGGAGTGGAGATCTCGACGCTGGCCGACATTCCGTCCGAGGGCAGCGGTCTCGGCTCGTCGTCGTCGCTCATTGTCGGTCTTCTGAATGCGATGTATATGTATCAGGGCCGGCAGGTGACGGCTGAGCGACTGGCGGAAGAAGCGTGTGAAATCGAAATCGAGCGCTGCGGACGGCCGATCGGAAAGCAGGATCAATACATCGCCGCCTTCGGCGGTCTTCGCACGTTCGAGTTTCACCCTGACGGCACGGTGACGAACCAGCTGGTGGAGCTGCCCGCACGCGCATTGTGGCAGTTCGGCAGCAGTCTCATGCTCTTCTACACTTATCGGACGCGGAATTCGGCGGAAATTCTCACCGAGCAGAAAAAAGTGACTCGCGATCGCCGGAAGATAATTGAGGGCATGTTGCCGCTGGTCGGAAAAATCCAGGACGCGCTGCTCGCTCGCCGTTTCGATGACGTGGGCTACGCTCTGCACGAGGGCTGGATGCTGAAACGCAAGATGGCGTCCCGCATCAGTGATTCGCAGATAGATGAACTCTATGATCGCGCGCTGAAATCCGGCGCGTTGGGCGGCAAAATCGCCGGTGCCGGCGGCGGTGGTTTCCTGCTGCTGTATGTACCGCCGGTTCATCAGGAGCGTGTCCGCTCGGTAATGTCCGATTTGTTCGAACTGACCTTCTTGCCGGAACGGGACGGAAGCAAGGTAATCTTCAATCTCCGACGATACTCTTTCAAGTGA
- a CDS encoding SDR family oxidoreductase: protein MSVDRFLITGGAGFIGSNIAAELVKRGHDVAIFDNFSTGRRENLEKIERDIEIIPGDLRDADAVKKAATGRTFILHQAALPSVSRSVQDPLATNEVNVAGTLNLLVAARDVAVRRVVLASSSSVYGDTPSLPKVETMPVLPMSPYAVSKLAAEKYAAAFFKVYGLETVALRYFNVFGPRQDPTSQYSAVIPRFITAIMRGEQPTVYGDGLQSRDFTFVANVIEANLLACHSPNVAGEFFNVACGQRFTLLELLTEICQIMDKRMEPRHEAARPGDVRHSLADVSKLRAATGYEAKIGFREGLERTIQHFMGASS, encoded by the coding sequence ATGAGTGTGGATCGCTTCCTGATCACCGGCGGAGCCGGTTTTATCGGCTCCAATATTGCCGCCGAACTTGTGAAACGCGGCCACGATGTTGCCATCTTCGATAATTTTTCCACCGGCCGCCGCGAAAATCTCGAGAAAATCGAACGGGATATCGAGATCATTCCCGGCGACCTCCGCGATGCCGATGCCGTGAAGAAGGCGGCAACTGGCCGAACCTTCATTCTTCATCAAGCCGCGCTTCCCAGCGTCTCGCGCTCCGTACAGGATCCCCTCGCGACCAACGAGGTCAACGTCGCGGGGACGTTGAACCTGCTTGTGGCGGCCCGCGATGTCGCCGTTCGCCGCGTCGTGCTGGCGTCGTCGTCGTCCGTCTATGGAGACACGCCCAGTTTGCCGAAAGTGGAGACAATGCCGGTCCTGCCCATGTCTCCCTATGCCGTGAGCAAACTGGCGGCGGAAAAGTACGCTGCGGCTTTTTTCAAAGTCTACGGACTGGAGACGGTGGCGTTGCGCTATTTCAACGTCTTCGGTCCCCGTCAGGATCCGACGTCGCAGTACTCTGCCGTGATCCCCCGCTTCATCACGGCCATCATGCGCGGAGAACAACCGACCGTCTATGGCGACGGCCTGCAATCCCGGGACTTCACCTTTGTTGCCAATGTGATCGAGGCCAATCTCTTGGCCTGCCACTCGCCGAACGTCGCCGGAGAATTCTTCAATGTGGCGTGCGGGCAGCGCTTCACCTTGCTGGAATTGCTGACTGAGATTTGTCAAATCATGGACAAACGGATGGAACCGCGACACGAGGCAGCGCGACCCGGTGACGTGCGCCACTCCCTTGCCGACGTGTCGAAGCTTCGCGCGGCGACCGGCTACGAGGCGAAAATCGGATTTCGCGAAGGTCTTGAGCGAACCATTCAACATTTTATGGGAGCCTCTTCTTGA
- a CDS encoding SIS domain-containing protein → MNERRRHIYAYLNTLKSVLDSLPVDAIERVLDVLEKAYRADKTIFICGNGGSAATASHWTCDFAKGTVAPGAKRLRMICLNDSVTTLTAYANDVSYDQVFAEPLRTFAKAGDAIVLLTASGNSPSILEAARAARELGVTSIGLIGFGGGKLASLVDHAVIVPCREYGPVEDLHMILDHVISLHLRAIIAGGQGTCE, encoded by the coding sequence ATGAATGAACGACGCCGACATATCTACGCCTATCTGAATACGCTGAAGAGTGTGCTGGATTCCTTGCCCGTTGACGCCATTGAGCGGGTTCTTGACGTACTCGAAAAAGCATATCGGGCGGATAAAACCATTTTTATCTGCGGCAACGGCGGCTCTGCCGCGACCGCCAGTCATTGGACGTGCGATTTCGCCAAAGGCACGGTTGCGCCCGGGGCGAAACGGCTGCGGATGATTTGCCTGAACGACAGCGTGACGACGCTCACCGCCTACGCCAACGACGTGAGCTACGATCAGGTCTTCGCCGAGCCGCTGCGCACCTTCGCAAAAGCTGGTGATGCCATCGTCTTGCTGACCGCCTCGGGCAATTCGCCGAGTATTCTCGAAGCGGCCCGCGCGGCTCGGGAGCTCGGCGTTACTTCCATCGGTTTGATCGGATTCGGCGGCGGAAAGCTGGCGTCGCTGGTGGATCATGCCGTGATTGTGCCTTGCCGCGAATATGGCCCGGTGGAAGACCTGCACATGATTCTCGATCACGTCATCAGCCTTCACCTGCGGGCGATCATCGCCGGCGGGCAAGGTACTTGCGAATAA
- a CDS encoding NAD-dependent epimerase/dehydratase family protein, with protein MRILVTGGAGFIGSHVADGFIADGHDVAVLDDLSTGFRHNVPAKARFYKGDIRDRDFVRKSFADFRPDVVDHHAAQMDVRRSLDDPLFDAECNVLGSLNVILEAVRCGAERMIYASTGGAVYGEPEFLPVNERHPLRPECAYGISKHTVEHYLFLYRMLEGLDYLVLRYPNVYGPRQNPHGEAGVNAIFIGLMLEEKTPVIFGDGEQLRDYVYISDIVEANRLALTKGAGEILNIGSGVGRSVNEIFSTLAEILNFNKPPEHAPARPGEIKRVYLDAARAGQILGWKPRVAFEDGLRETVKWHMTQREVTA; from the coding sequence GTGAGGATTCTTGTGACGGGCGGAGCGGGATTCATTGGTTCGCATGTCGCAGACGGTTTCATCGCCGACGGTCACGACGTCGCCGTTCTCGACGATCTCAGCACGGGATTCCGCCACAACGTGCCGGCCAAAGCGAGGTTCTACAAAGGCGATATCCGTGACCGCGATTTCGTACGAAAATCCTTTGCCGACTTCCGGCCTGATGTTGTGGACCACCACGCCGCCCAGATGGACGTTCGTCGTTCCCTCGACGATCCGCTCTTCGACGCCGAGTGCAACGTGCTCGGATCCTTGAACGTGATTCTCGAGGCGGTGCGCTGCGGCGCAGAACGCATGATCTACGCTTCGACGGGGGGGGCGGTCTACGGCGAGCCGGAGTTTCTGCCCGTTAATGAGCGGCATCCGCTTCGACCTGAGTGCGCTTACGGTATATCCAAGCATACCGTTGAGCATTATCTGTTTCTGTATCGGATGCTCGAGGGACTTGACTATCTGGTCTTGCGCTATCCCAACGTATACGGTCCTCGTCAGAATCCGCATGGCGAAGCGGGCGTCAACGCCATTTTCATCGGCCTCATGCTCGAAGAAAAGACTCCCGTCATCTTCGGTGATGGCGAGCAACTTCGCGATTACGTGTATATCTCGGACATTGTCGAGGCCAATCGGCTCGCTCTCACAAAGGGAGCGGGTGAGATATTGAATATTGGTTCGGGTGTGGGCCGATCCGTTAATGAGATATTTTCAACCCTCGCGGAAATTCTGAATTTCAACAAGCCGCCTGAGCACGCGCCCGCCCGCCCGGGAGAGATCAAGCGAGTCTATCTCGACGCTGCGCGAGCTGGTCAGATTCTCGGCTGGAAACCTCGCGTTGCGTTTGAAGACGGTCTGCGCGAGACGGTCAAGTGGCATATGACGCAGCGTGAAGTGACGGCGTGA
- a CDS encoding nucleotidyltransferase family protein, with product MKAILLAAGLGTRLGSLTNKTPKCLLPIGGVPLLGHWLRLLEQCGVSEALVNLHHHADSVRDYLSTVKTTVHVTTFFEPELLGSAGTIRAVWDFVASEEDFFIIYADNLAILDLARLWAFHERMKQPLLSAVAYPTDEPRRCGILELADDGRVVSFEEKPECPRSNSANAGIHVANGKLWEWLPETTPADFGFHVLPRLVGRMYGYVTDEYIQDIGTPESYVRAQQAWETREH from the coding sequence GTGAAGGCAATCCTGCTCGCAGCCGGACTGGGAACCCGGCTCGGTTCTCTGACCAACAAGACTCCGAAGTGCCTGTTGCCGATCGGCGGAGTTCCGCTTCTGGGGCACTGGCTGCGGCTTCTCGAGCAATGCGGAGTGAGCGAGGCCCTGGTAAACCTCCATCATCATGCCGACTCGGTTCGTGATTATCTGTCCACGGTGAAAACAACCGTTCACGTAACCACTTTTTTCGAGCCGGAACTTCTCGGCAGCGCCGGAACGATACGTGCGGTGTGGGATTTCGTGGCGAGCGAAGAGGATTTTTTCATCATCTACGCGGACAATCTCGCCATCCTTGACCTCGCCCGTCTGTGGGCGTTCCACGAACGGATGAAGCAGCCGCTTCTTTCGGCGGTGGCGTATCCGACCGATGAACCCCGGCGCTGCGGTATTCTCGAACTGGCGGACGACGGGCGTGTGGTCAGTTTTGAAGAGAAGCCCGAGTGTCCCCGCAGCAACTCCGCCAACGCCGGAATTCACGTTGCCAACGGAAAACTGTGGGAGTGGCTTCCCGAGACGACGCCCGCCGACTTTGGATTCCACGTTCTTCCGCGCCTCGTCGGCCGGATGTACGGATACGTAACAGACGAATATATTCAGGATATCGGCACGCCGGAATCGTACGTACGCGCACAGCAAGCCTGGGAAACGCGAGAACACTGA
- a CDS encoding UDP-glucose/GDP-mannose dehydrogenase family protein: MKLCVIGTCYVGLVTGTCLAETGHDVVCVDIDRVKIESLKRGEIPIYEPGLQEILVRNIEKGRLHFSTDLPAVMDQAEILMIAVGTPPSEDGSADLSHVLAVAETIGRHLKSYKIVVNKSTVPVGSGDLVRKRIASLTSQEFDVVSNPEFLKEGDAVNDFMKPDRIVLGLQSERAEEAMKRLYAPFQRTGHRIIVMDVRSAELTKYAANALLATKISFMNEMANLCEVLGADVTSVRYGVGSDPRIGSQFLFPGVGFGGSCFPKDVTALSRMGDEAGVPLRILHAVTEVNDRQRLRLVDKVVKRFGENLSGRTFALWGLAFKPRTDDMREAPSIYTVDALVKRGAGVRGYDPAAMKEAKGVMGNKIRLYDDGYSLLDGADALLILTEWQEFRDPDFASIKKRLKNPLIFDGRNLFEPEDMRAAGFEYHCIGRS, translated from the coding sequence ATGAAACTTTGTGTCATCGGCACGTGCTACGTAGGACTCGTCACGGGGACGTGTCTTGCGGAGACCGGCCACGACGTCGTATGCGTTGACATTGACCGCGTGAAAATCGAATCTCTGAAGCGCGGCGAGATTCCCATTTATGAACCGGGACTGCAAGAGATATTAGTCCGCAATATCGAGAAAGGACGACTGCATTTCTCGACGGATCTGCCGGCGGTTATGGATCAGGCGGAGATTCTGATGATCGCCGTGGGAACTCCTCCCAGTGAAGATGGATCAGCCGACCTGTCGCATGTTCTGGCCGTTGCCGAGACGATCGGACGGCATCTGAAAAGCTACAAGATCGTCGTAAACAAGTCCACCGTACCCGTTGGATCGGGCGACTTGGTGCGTAAAAGGATTGCGTCGCTGACGAGTCAGGAATTCGATGTGGTCTCCAATCCCGAGTTTCTGAAAGAAGGCGATGCCGTCAACGACTTCATGAAACCCGACCGCATCGTTCTCGGTTTGCAGAGTGAGCGCGCGGAAGAGGCGATGAAGCGCCTCTACGCTCCTTTCCAGCGAACGGGACATCGTATTATTGTCATGGACGTGCGCTCGGCGGAGCTGACGAAATATGCCGCCAACGCACTCCTGGCGACCAAGATATCCTTCATGAACGAGATGGCGAATCTCTGCGAAGTGCTGGGTGCGGACGTCACGTCGGTAAGATATGGAGTCGGGTCCGATCCGCGAATCGGTTCGCAATTCCTGTTTCCGGGCGTCGGTTTCGGCGGATCCTGCTTCCCCAAGGACGTCACCGCACTGTCCCGAATGGGCGACGAGGCGGGAGTTCCGCTGCGAATCCTTCATGCCGTGACGGAAGTGAATGACCGACAGCGGCTGCGTCTGGTTGACAAAGTCGTGAAACGTTTCGGCGAGAACCTGAGCGGACGGACCTTTGCCCTATGGGGACTCGCGTTCAAACCGCGGACGGATGACATGCGCGAAGCTCCATCCATTTATACGGTGGATGCGCTCGTGAAGCGAGGCGCCGGCGTTCGCGGTTATGATCCGGCGGCTATGAAGGAAGCCAAAGGAGTAATGGGCAATAAGATTCGACTGTACGACGACGGCTACAGCCTGCTCGACGGTGCGGACGCGTTGCTCATCCTCACCGAGTGGCAGGAGTTCCGCGATCCGGACTTTGCGAGTATCAAGAAACGACTGAAGAATCCACTGATCTTCGACGGGAGGAATCTGTTCGAGCCGGAGGACATGCGCGCAGCCGGATTCGAGTATCACTGCATCGGCAGGTCATAG
- a CDS encoding Ig-like domain-containing protein: protein MGKSRGTRWTRRAIPMVISTLILSCAKVGVPPGGPEDKTGPTIVSHFPESDAINAPRRMIARLEFSEPVNRPSVEAALFLSPDPRQRLRYRWSGRTLELIYLDSLDADRTYVISVGSQAKDERGNPCGTTYTIAFSTGQQIDRGSIRGWIEGLETPQAVSLWAYRIESEASVDPIRQTAEYGVQADRDGGFRFEYLKNGSYRVFAIHDRNRDGLWTPPAEPVGVPPWDVTVSEMSVPWISLRLAQQDTIAALIRSSRAVNDRLVDVRMNRPISTLAGWFVGPMKDTIAVLDAYADSAGADEWHVFPERRLTEGDWRIIAAGEDVFGSFWQDVDTFEVRARADTSRPRIYRMVPAPRSRARLTPEKIAIEFTEPIELDPEFAAMSTFVIGDSDTVVTEFVRSAPRMLDIVPDQLLPEGTGCRIFLWASSILDLSGNAVGDTTIAFDFSIWPADSLGMLVGKVVDVDSGRFAVYITAVRDRMPTAATETSAGAEFRIERLPAIQYVLEAFHDRDYDGKFSYGSVRPFVFSEPFWISSDTVLVRARWESETQIKWPSTQ from the coding sequence ATGGGGAAATCGCGCGGCACTCGTTGGACGCGACGGGCAATCCCGATGGTTATCTCGACGCTCATCCTGTCGTGTGCGAAGGTCGGAGTGCCGCCCGGCGGACCGGAAGACAAAACGGGTCCGACGATTGTTTCGCATTTTCCCGAGAGCGATGCGATCAATGCGCCTCGCCGCATGATCGCCCGGCTTGAATTTTCCGAGCCGGTGAATCGTCCATCGGTGGAAGCGGCGCTGTTTCTGTCTCCCGATCCCCGGCAGCGATTGCGCTATCGTTGGAGCGGCCGCACTCTGGAATTGATTTATCTCGACTCACTGGACGCCGACCGTACCTACGTGATCAGCGTGGGAAGTCAAGCGAAAGACGAGCGCGGAAATCCTTGTGGTACGACGTACACCATCGCCTTCTCGACGGGTCAACAAATTGACCGGGGCAGCATCCGCGGTTGGATCGAAGGACTGGAAACGCCGCAAGCCGTGTCCTTGTGGGCCTATCGAATCGAGAGCGAAGCAAGCGTTGATCCGATACGACAAACCGCGGAGTACGGTGTGCAAGCCGACCGCGACGGCGGATTCCGCTTCGAGTATCTCAAGAACGGCAGCTATCGGGTTTTCGCCATCCACGACCGCAACCGCGATGGATTGTGGACACCGCCCGCAGAACCGGTGGGAGTCCCGCCGTGGGACGTGACGGTGAGCGAAATGAGCGTTCCCTGGATCTCATTGCGACTTGCCCAGCAGGACACGATTGCTGCTCTCATTCGCTCCTCGCGTGCGGTGAACGACAGGCTCGTTGACGTTCGGATGAATCGTCCGATCTCAACTCTCGCCGGCTGGTTTGTCGGACCGATGAAGGATACGATTGCCGTGCTGGATGCCTATGCCGACTCGGCCGGTGCCGACGAGTGGCACGTCTTTCCGGAACGGCGGTTGACCGAAGGGGATTGGCGGATCATTGCCGCGGGAGAAGACGTCTTCGGAAGCTTCTGGCAGGACGTGGATACATTCGAGGTTCGAGCGAGAGCGGACACGTCACGACCGCGAATCTATCGCATGGTACCCGCACCGCGCAGCCGCGCTCGCCTTACTCCCGAGAAAATCGCAATCGAGTTCACCGAACCGATTGAACTCGATCCGGAATTCGCCGCGATGAGTACGTTTGTCATCGGTGATTCGGACACCGTTGTCACGGAGTTCGTCCGTTCCGCGCCCCGCATGTTGGATATCGTTCCGGATCAATTGCTGCCGGAAGGCACGGGCTGCCGCATCTTCCTGTGGGCGTCCTCGATTCTCGATTTGTCAGGAAATGCGGTCGGCGACACTACGATTGCCTTCGATTTCTCGATTTGGCCCGCCGACAGCCTCGGCATGCTTGTCGGAAAGGTCGTGGACGTGGATAGCGGACGGTTCGCAGTCTACATCACCGCGGTTCGTGATCGAATGCCAACAGCCGCCACGGAGACTTCGGCGGGAGCGGAGTTCCGCATCGAGCGTCTTCCGGCGATCCAGTACGTACTTGAAGCGTTCCATGATCGCGATTACGACGGCAAATTCTCCTACGGTTCGGTTCGTCCGTTCGTGTTTTCCGAGCCGTTCTGGATTTCCTCGGATACGGTTTTGGTTCGCGCCCGATGGGAGTCTGAAACACAAATCAAATGGCCTTCCACGCAATAG
- a CDS encoding SDR family NAD(P)-dependent oxidoreductase: MRVLVTGGAGFIGSHTVDALLARGCEVTILDSLEKPVHLKGKPDYLPAKARFIEGDVRRREDVLAALDGVEAVFHFAAYQDYLPNFSKFFHVNSVGTALIFELIVEKKLPVRKVIVASSQAVAGEGVYASAAGEFFRPDIRPLAQLEAGEWEFRHPATGEVLQWKPTPETHANPQNQYALSKYSQELMTLAFGKRYEIPSVAMRYSIVQGPRQSFYNSYSGACRIFSLNYFFDRAPVIYEDGMQVRDFVNIQDVVRANLLALDDDRANYEMLNVGGGTAYTVRDFCDIVAREFGRAEIPPRMSGLFRFGDTRHSISDISKLQRLGWTPRESPAVSVHQYREYLEQQTDIEDIMEFAEKNMRSMNVVRAARKVVQS, encoded by the coding sequence ATGCGTGTTCTGGTGACGGGCGGAGCCGGATTCATCGGTTCGCATACGGTGGACGCGCTGCTTGCCCGCGGGTGCGAAGTGACGATTCTCGACAGCCTCGAGAAACCGGTCCATCTCAAGGGCAAGCCGGACTATTTGCCGGCCAAGGCTCGCTTCATCGAGGGTGATGTTCGCCGGCGCGAGGATGTTCTTGCCGCACTGGACGGTGTTGAGGCCGTATTTCACTTTGCCGCCTATCAGGACTACCTTCCCAACTTCAGCAAATTTTTCCACGTCAACTCCGTCGGCACGGCGCTCATTTTCGAATTGATCGTAGAGAAGAAACTGCCCGTTAGGAAAGTAATCGTTGCGTCATCGCAAGCCGTTGCGGGCGAAGGCGTCTATGCGTCGGCGGCGGGTGAGTTCTTTCGTCCCGACATCCGGCCGCTTGCGCAACTGGAAGCGGGTGAATGGGAATTTCGCCATCCTGCCACCGGGGAAGTGTTGCAGTGGAAACCGACGCCGGAGACCCACGCCAATCCGCAGAATCAGTATGCGCTGTCGAAGTACTCGCAGGAACTGATGACGCTTGCCTTCGGCAAGCGCTACGAAATTCCATCGGTGGCGATGCGCTACTCTATCGTGCAGGGTCCGCGGCAGAGTTTTTACAACAGCTACTCCGGTGCCTGCCGGATCTTTTCGCTGAACTATTTTTTCGATCGCGCTCCCGTGATCTATGAAGACGGGATGCAGGTGCGCGACTTCGTGAATATCCAAGACGTAGTGCGGGCGAATCTGTTGGCGCTCGACGACGACCGAGCCAACTACGAGATGCTTAACGTGGGCGGGGGAACGGCTTACACCGTCCGCGATTTCTGCGACATCGTGGCTCGGGAGTTCGGACGCGCGGAGATCCCCCCGCGCATGTCGGGCTTGTTCCGCTTTGGAGACACTCGACATTCCATCTCGGATATCAGCAAGCTTCAACGGCTGGGATGGACTCCCCGGGAGTCGCCGGCAGTGTCCGTTCATCAGTACCGCGAATATCTGGAACAACAAACCGACATTGAAGACATCATGGAGTTCGCGGAGAAAAACATGCGCTCGATGAACGTCGTCCGCGCCGCGCGAAAGGTGGTGCAGTCGTGA